CAGGCTGCGCTTGTAGCCGACGACCGCGCTGGACATGCACAGCCGCGAGTTGCTGTCGAGATTGTTGGTACCGACGACGGTCCGAGCCAGCTTGTTGAACGCGTAGTAGTCCTCAGTCAGCAACTGGCCGGATATATAGAACGCCACGCTATCCGGGCCGTGCTCGGCGATGGTCGTGCCGAACACCTGTGCTGCATGCTCCATCGCCGTGTCCCAGTCCACCCGCGAGCGGCCCATTGCCTTGCCCAGGCGCAGCTCGGGATAGAGCGCGCGGGCGGCGATATCACCGGTCTTGTGCAACGTCGAGCCCTTGCTGCACAACCGGCCGTAATTGGCCGGGTGGTTCGGATCGCCCTGTACATCGAGGATTCGCTCGCCGTCATGCTCGATCAGCACGCCACAGCCGACGCCGCAGTAGCAGCAGGTTGAAGCAGTTACTTTATTCATCTGTGCTCTCGATACACTGAGGATTGAAAACGGCGTCTATGGCCGGCGACGCCTGCACGAGCCAGCAGCCCGGACCTAGACATCAAGCCGGCTCCGCTACGTCGGAAAGCGTCAGCTGCACCCGCCCACCCTCGACGCGGGTAGGGTAACGGTGAGCGCAGCCGACATCTGGCGCGACCGCTTCGCCGGTCTCGAGCTGGATTACCCAGTTATGCAGCGGGCAGGTCACGCTCTTGCCGAAGACGATGCCCTGCGACAGTGGGCCGTTCTTGTGCGGGCAACGATCGTCAACCGCGAACACGTCATCATCGCTGGTGCGAAAGATGGCGATGTCACCCTTCGGGCCCGTTACCACTCGCGAACCGAGCTGCGGAATGTCGTCCAGCGCGCAGATATCGAACCAGTTCATACCGAGGCCTCCGCGAGTTCCTTCACCGCGATCCGCTCGAATTCCTGCTTGAGCTCGTCGCGCTCGATCCGCTCTTTCCAAGGGTCCTTGTCGAACGACAGCGAGAACACCAGCCGTTCGTGCAGCGCCTTGCGCCGCTCGGCGTCCTCGAGAACCGCGCGCTTGATGTGTTCCATGCCCACGCGATGCAGGTAGTGCACGGTACGCTCAAGATAAAAACCTTCTTCGCGATACAGTTGCAGGAAAGCCATGGTGTATTCCATGACTTCTTCGGCCGTTTTCACCTTGGTGAAGAACTCGCCCGCTTCGGTCTTGATGCCGCCGTTACCGCCTATGTAGAGCTCCCAGCCGGAATCGACACCAATCACCCCGACATCCTTGATACCTGACTCGGCGCAATTGCGCGGGCAGCCGGAGACCGCCAGCTTCACCTTGTGCGGTGACCACATGTAGCTCAGCGCCAGTTCCAGATCGATCCCCATCTGAGTCGAATCCTGGGTGCCGAAGCGGCAGAAATCGGTGCCGACGCAGGTCTTCACCGTACGAATCGACTTGCCGTAGGCGTGGCCGGAGGGCATGTCCAGATCCTTCCAGACCTTGGGCAGATCTTCCTTGCGAATCCCCAACAGGTCGATCCGCTGGCCGCCGGTCACCTTGACCATTGGTACCTGATACTTGTCCGCCACATCGGCGATTCGGCGCAGCTCGGAGGCATTGGTCACACCGCCCGCCATGCGTGGGATCACCGAGTAGGTGCCGTCCTTCTGGATATTCGCGTGGGCGCGTTCGTTGATGAAGCGCGACTGTGGATCGTCTTTCGCCTCACCTGGCCAGGTGGATATCAAGTAGTAGTTCAGGGCCGGGCGGCAGGTCGCACAGCCGTTCGGCGTGCGCCAATCCATGAAGCGCATGGCATCGGGAATGGTCAGCAAATGATGCTCGCGAATCGCCTTGCGTGCCTGACCATGGTTCAGGTCGGTACAGCCGCATATGGCTCGTTCGCTCTTCGGTTTCACGTCGGCCGCGCCGCCAACGGTATTGAGCACGATCTGTTCGACCAGCCCGGTGCAGGAGCCGCAGGAGCTCGCCGCCTTGGTGTGCTTTTTCACGTCATCGACGCTGAACAGCCCGTGCTGCTGGATCGCCTTGACGATGGTGCCCTTGCACACGCCGTTGCAACCGCAGACCTCCATCTCATCAGGCATGTTCATGGCCTTGCTCTGGCCCTGATGGCCGGTGTCGCCTATCGCATTTTCGCCGAACATCAGGTGATCGCGGATCTCGCGGATGTTCTGGCCTTCCTTGACCATACGGAAATACCAGCCGCCGTCTGCGGTGTCGCCATACAGGCAGGCGCCAACCAGCACGTCGTCCCTGATGACCAGCTTCTTGTAGACGCCGCCGATGGGGTCGGAGAGGGTGATGATTTCGCTATCGTCGTCGCCGGTGAAGTCGCCGGCGGAAAACAGGTCGATGCCGGTGACTTTCAGTTTGGTGGAGGTCACCGAACCTTCGTAGCGCCCATAGCCGAGCATGGCCAGGTGATTGGCGCATACCTTTGCCTGCTCGAACAGCGGGGCGACCAGACCATAGGCGATGCCGCGGTGTGCCGCGCACTCGCCAATGGCGTAAATCTTCGGGTCATAGGTCTGCAGCGTGTCGCTGACTAGGATGCCGCGATTGCAGGCCAGGCCGGCTTTTTCAGCCAGCTCGGTATTGGGGCGGATGCCTGCGGCCATGACCACCAGGTCCGCAGGGATCTGCGTGCCATCCTTGAACTTCACGGCGCAGACGCGACCCTTGCCGTCATCGATCAGCTCGCTGGTGAACTGCGGCAGCATGAACTTCAGGCCACGGTCTTCCAGCGACTTCTGCAGAAGTTTGCCCGCGGTGCTGTCCAGCTGGCGCTCGAGCAGCCACTCGCCGATGTGCACCACAGTGACGTCCATGCCGCGCAGCTTCAGCCCGTTCGCCGCCTCGAGCCCGAGCAATCCGCCACCAATGACCACGGCGTGCTTGTGCGTTTTGGCCGTGTCCATCATGGCCTGGGTATCGGCAATGTCACGATAGCCGATCACCCCGTCGAGCTGGTTGCCCGGCACCGGCAGGATGAACGGATTGGAGCCGGTGGCCAGCAGCAAGCGGTCGTACTCGGCTTCGGTACCGTCATCGGCGATCACCTTGCGCCGGATGCGGTCGATCTCGACCACCTTGCGTCCCACATGCAGAGTGATGCCGTTGTCGCGGTACCAGTCGAGATCGTTCAGCACGATCTCTTCGAATGTCTGTTCTCCGGCGAGCACCGGGGATAGGAGAATGCGGTTGTAGTTCGGGTGCGGCTCAGCGCCGAATACAGTGATGTCGTACAGGTCCGGGGTCAGCTTGATGAGTTCTTCGAGCGTGCGAACCCCGGCCATGCCGTTACCAACCATTACCAGTTTTAGCTTTTGCATGGGTAGCTCCAATGCGGAAGCGGAAACAAAAAAGGCATCCTCACCGCGCACGCGGCAAGGACGCCTTTGTCCAGGTCCTGATCAGTCAGGCAGCTGCCCCATCGCCATTGAAGGAGCGGCCAGTAATCTTGTCCCAGTTAACGTTGCACAGGCTGTGCCAGTTGAGCCTATGCAACAGAATCAACGGCTTGAGCGGAGTTTCTCAAGACAAGGTCGCGAATATGTGCACCGCAATATGGCAGGGCGCACGGTGCTGGTGCGGAGGCGTCCGCCACACAGCGATGAAAAGGTTCCTGGAAATGCCGCACTCCATCCCGGTCATGGGGGGTACTTGGCAGACCACCGAAACGCAGCTTGGCATTCCCAGGGAACTCAGTGAAACATGACGGCGAGCAGTACGATATTCAGCGCCAGAGCGCCGAGTGCGACGCTGCGCCAAACCAATAGCGGCTCGCGCTCAAGCAAGGGTGCCGGTTCCCGCTTCAGGCTTTGCCGCTCCCCATGCTCAAGAGCCAGGAGCCATTCCTCGGCGGTTTCGTAGCGCTTCGCCGGATCGGCTTCCAGCGCCTTGAGCAGGCAATCATCCAGCCACGGCGGGATGTCCGGTCGATAGCGGCTCGGTGGCGTCGGCCGGCCAAATCGAGGACGTTGAAAGGCTTCGACTTCGCCGTACGGGTAGTGCCCGGTCAACAGATAGAACAGCGTAACGCCGGCGCTGTAGAGATCCTGCTGCGGCGCCGGCTCGGCGCCGGCGAATAATTCCGGCGCGATATAGCTCGGCGTGCCAGGCGCGCCGGCCCGCTCCGGGCTGGACAGGCCAGGGCAGAACGCCAGTCCGAAGTCGAGAACGCGCAGCACACCGTCGTCATCCAGCAGCAGGTTGTCCGGCTTGATGTCGCGGTGTACCAGATTGCGTCGATGCAGCAGGCCGACGCCGCGGATCAGCTTGGCGGCGATCTGCTGGCAAAGCGGAACACTGAGCAGGCCATGTTCGCGCTTGTGCTGTTCCAGGGTGATGCCCGCATGCTCGCGCATAACATAGTACAGATGCTGCCGTGCGGGTAGTGGATGCAGTTCCGGCGTCTGCTGGCCTGCGACGCGCCGCATGAACCACTCTTCCAGCACCAGGTCGCGGCAGGCGTCCGCATCGTCGTGCCGGTGGGGCGGTACGGTCTTGAGTAGCCAGTTCTGCTGCAAAGGATCACGTACCCGGTAAAGGATCGACTGGCGCGACTCGGCCAGGTCGCCAACCACCAGCCAGTCCTCGAACATCTGGCCCGGCTTGAGCCGAGGCGGTAGCGCCCGCTCGTCGATCGGATCGAGTACGTCGGTAAGATTGGCTTCCGGTACCTCGTCGACCACCACCAGCAGAGCACTGGCATTGTCCTGGCTGCCGCGCTGCAATGCAGTTGATACCAGGGTTTCACAGGTGGTTTGCGGGTCCTGGTCGAGGAGCAGCTGCGCATGCACGGTCAGGTCGTCGAGACTGGCCCAGACGCCATCGCTCAGCACAACGAAGCGATCGCCTGCACGCAGGTCACCCTCGCAATAGTCCATCAGCAAATGCTCGTCCAGCCCCATCGCGCGCTTGAGCACGTGCTGCATCCCGGGCTGCTCCCATACGTGCTCGAGGGTCAGCTTGCGCAGTTTCCCATTGCGCAGCATGTAGGCCCGGCAGTCCCCTATGTGAGCCAGAGTATACCGGGTGCCGCGCATGACCAGAGCGGTGAGCGTGGTAAGCAGCGGCTGCCCGCCGCCGTTGGCCCGCAACCACCGGTTATGCGCGGTGAGCAGCTTCTCCAGCGCCTGGACAACCGACCAGGTCTCCGGCGTCGAATAGTAGTCCAGAGCCAGCGCCTGCAGCGTTGCGCGAGCCGCGAGCCCGCCGTCATGGCATTGGCTGACACCGTCGGCCAGCGCCATGAGATGGCCCCTGCTCGCCGCCAGGCGCGGTGCGGGCGTCACGATGCGCACCGCATCCTGATTGTCCTTCCTCGGGCCGGCGGAGCTGAACTCCGCCGTGCGTAGCTGCAAAGGCATGGTTATACCCGCGCGGCGGTCATTGCAGATGAACCCCAAGTGGTGCGCCAGCGACGCTTGACGTTGAGCAGGCCGAACCAGGCCAGCGCACCCAGGCTGGCGAACAGCCAGAGGCCAAGCTGGTAGTCACCGGTATGTTGTTTGATCGCACCGAGTCCGGCCGCCAGCACGAAGCCGCCGACACCGCCCGCCATCCCGACCAGACCGGTCATGACGCCGATTTCGCGGTGGAAGCGCTGCGGGACCAGCTGGAACACCGAGCCGTTGCCCGCGCCCAGGCCGAGCATGGCGGTCACGAACAGGGCCAGCGCGGCCAGCGAACTGGACAGATGGAAGCCGACCAGGGCGATGCACACCGAAGCGACGCCATACATGAACAGCAGCGCGCGGATACCGCCGATACGGTCGGCCAGAGCACCACCCAGCGGCCGCATGAAGCTGCCAGCCATCACGCAGGCCGCGGTATAGTAGCCGGCGACCACCGGGTTCAGCCCGTACTGATCGCTGAAATAGCCGGGCAGGGCGCTGGCCAGTCCGATGAAGCCACCGAAGGTCACGCTGTAGAAGAACATGAACCACCAGGTGTCGCGGTCATTCAGAGCAACCATATAGTCGTGCGCGGACTTGGGCTTGGGGCGCTGCGGCGAGTTGCGCGCGCAGACGATGAAGATGATCAGAGTGATACCCAGCGGGATCAGCGCCAGGCCGAACACGTTTTCCCAGCCGAACAGGTACGCCAGACCCGGGGCAAAGACAGCGGCAAGGACCGTTCCGGAGTTGCCTGCGCCGGCAATGCCCATCGCGGTGCCTTGATGTTCCGCCGGATACCACTGCGAAGCCAGCGGCAACGCCACAGCGAAGGATGCACCGGCGAAGCCAAGGCCCAGGCCCAACAGCAGCGCCTGATGATAGCTGTCCACGCCTAGCAGCCAGGCCAGGCTCAACGCGGTGATGACCACCACCTGGCCAAAGATGCCGGCTGTCTTCGGCGACAGGCGATCAGCCATGAAACCTAGCAGCAGGCGAAGTATTGCGCCAGCAAGAATCGGTGTGGCGACCATCATGCCCCGTTCCTGTGCGCTCAGGCCCAGATCTGTAGCAATCTGCACCCCGAGCGGGCCCAGCACATACCACACCATGAAGCTCAGATCGAAATACAGAAAGGCTGCGAACAGCGTCGGCTTGTGTCCGGCTTTCCAGAAACTCTTGTTCATGCGGCATCCCTCGAAAGTACTGTAGATAGGGGTTCGGAGCTTTTACCGACTGCGTCACGGCAAAAAAAAACGTCATCCCCGGTCCGGTGCACAGGCTCCGGTTGAGGACGACGTCGTTGTCGAGTGGGCAACCGCCATTGGCTGCCTGAACTATCTAAAGCAGGATGTGTGCCAGCGAGGGGCTGGCAGAGCGGGTTACTGAAGCATGTCGTGCATGGCGATGATCTGGTCGGCTACCTGGATCAGCTTCTGCTGCTTGCTCATGGCCTGGCGGCGCATCAGCGTATGGGCTTCGGGCTCGTCACAGTTGCGCATCTTCATCAGCAAGCCTTTGGCTTTCTCGATGCGCTTGCGCTCTTCCAGCTGTTGCTCGCGGGCCTGCAGTTCGGCGCGCAGTTGCTGGTCACTCTCGAAGCGTGCCATGGCGACGTCGAGGATCGACTTCAAGCGTGTACTCTGAATCCCCTCGATCACGTATGCACTCACGCCGGAGCGGATCGCCCTGCGCATATGCTCCGGGTCCTTGTCATCGGTGAACATGACGATCGGCCGCGGCTGGTTGCGGCTGACAAGAACGACTTGTTCGAGTACGTCGCGCCCCGGCGAGTCGCTGTCGATAAGAATCACATCGGGCTTGCTGCTCTGCACGCGCTGCGGCAGGTCGATGGACAGACCGGATTCGTCGATGACCTCGAAACCGGCCTCGATCAGCGACTCGCGTAGCCGCCCGACCTTTTTCGCGGTGTCATTGATCAGGAGAATTCGCATCGAGGCATCTCATTCAGCGATTGTCGAAGGGGCAGAGGGTGTGCCCGCCAGCGCATGCAGGGCGAAGCCGTGGGCGTAGCCGACCGGATCGCTGCCGTCCCAGAGCGTACCGTCGCCGAGGATGCTGCTGCGCATCGGACTGGCGGGCACCTCAATGCCCAGAGCGCCCGCAGCCTGGCGATACAGTTCGAGCTGCTGGACCTCGCCGGCAATGCCCAGGTAGTCCGGATCACTGTCGAGCAGGCCCCAGCGGCGAAACTGCGTCATGAACCATATGCCGTCGGACAGGTAGGGTACGTTCACCGTTCCCGCACCATGGAAGCGCAGCGGGTGGCCATCCTGCCAGATGCGCCCGGCTCCGTCATCATATTCCCCGAGCATCCGCGGGGTCAGGGTGGAGGGCTTCGCCGAGACAAATTCGGAGCTGGCAATCAGCTGAGCGGTGCTTTCGCGGTTCGCTTCGCTTTCGTCGATGAAACGGCTCGCGTCGAGCACCGCCATGACCAGCGCACGCGCCGTGTTCGGATAGCGCTCGACGAAGGCCCGAGTGGTTCCGAGTACCTTTTCCGGGTGGTCCGGCCAGATCGACTGGCTGGTCGCGACCGTGATGCCCATGCCTTCTTCGATCGCGCAGGCTCCCCACGGCTCGCCAGCGCAAAAGCCGTCAATGCGGCGCGCGCGCAGATGCTCGACCATCATCGACGGCGGTACCACCTGGGTGTTCACGTCACGCTGCGGATGAATGCCATGGGCAGCCAACCAGTAGTTAAGCCACATGGCGTGAGTGCCGGTCGGAAAGGTCTGCGCCAGGCAGAGTTTTGCACCGCTCTGGTGCACATGGCGAGCGAGTGCCTTACCGTCGGTCACGCCCAGGTCACGCATCCCGTTGGAAAGATTGATGCTCTGGCCGTTCTGGTTGAGTCCCATGAGCACCGCCATGGGCGTGGCCGGCGCGCCGAGCCCGAGATGCATGCCGTATATCAGGCCGTACAGTCCCTGAACCGCATCCAGCTCGCCGCTGCGCAGGCGATCGCGCACACCTGACCAGGACGCCTGACGGCGGAGATTGAGCGTAAGACCATAAGGTTGGGCGAAGCCCTGCGTGGCCGCGACGATGAGCGAGGCGGAGTCGGTCAGCGGCAGGTAGCCGATGTTCAGGTTGGGCTTTTCTGGTGCGTCGCTGCCGTCTGCCCAGGCCAGGGCGTCTGCGCGCGGCGTATCGTATTGATTCATGGCAATTCCGTAGGCGAAAAAAAAGCGTCGTGCTCGACAGACGTCTGAATCCGTCTTGCCGGGCACGACGCCATTGTCGTTTTGAGCGCCTGCGCTGGCGCTCGCTACGGATTACCAAGCAAAAAACAAGCCACTGACTGGCTCAGGCAGACTGCGGCCGCGACGGTGCGGTGGCGGCAGGGTCGTCACGCCGGCGCCACTGCAAGCCGACTACCAGCGCGAATACCAGCAGGGCCGGAATCCACATCCATTCCTTGGCCCAGCGGTCGACCGGAGCCTGAATTTCGAGAATTTCCTGGTCGAATGCAAACCCTAGGTCAGCAGCCAGGCTACCGTAGGTGACCATGTCAACGATGACCCGGTCGCCATCCTGCATCAGCATCAGGCCCAGGTTATCCAGGCGCTCTTCGCCGGTTTCGCCTTCGGGGATCGGAACCAGTAGATAGAATTCCCGTTCGTTGCCGATCTCGTCCTCGCCGCGGATGTGCATGCGCAGGCTGCTGTCTTCCTCGACCGAGCCCATGGCTTCTGCGAGCTGCGCAGGCGGCACCGCCTCGTAGGGATCGTGAATCACGTCCATCCAGAAGCCCGGACGGAACAGCGTGAACGCCACCAGCAATAGCAGCAGGCTTTCGTACCAGCGGCTGCGTACGACCATCCAGCCCTGGGTCGCTGCGGCGAATATCAGCATGGCGACCGTGGCGACGATAAAGATCAGCACGCCATGGGCAAAGTCCACGTTGATCAGCAGCAGGTCGGTGTTGAAGATGAACAGGAATGGCAGGGCAGCGGTGCGCAGGCTGTAATAGAACGCCTGAAAACCCGTGCGGATCGGATCCCCGCCGGACACCGCCGCCGCGGCGAACGACGCCAGCCCCACCGGCGGAGTCACGTCGGCCATGATGCCGAAATAGAACACGAACAGGTGCACCGCGATGAGCGGCAC
The nucleotide sequence above comes from Halopseudomonas xinjiangensis. Encoded proteins:
- a CDS encoding bifunctional protein-serine/threonine kinase/phosphatase, whose amino-acid sequence is MPLQLRTAEFSSAGPRKDNQDAVRIVTPAPRLAASRGHLMALADGVSQCHDGGLAARATLQALALDYYSTPETWSVVQALEKLLTAHNRWLRANGGGQPLLTTLTALVMRGTRYTLAHIGDCRAYMLRNGKLRKLTLEHVWEQPGMQHVLKRAMGLDEHLLMDYCEGDLRAGDRFVVLSDGVWASLDDLTVHAQLLLDQDPQTTCETLVSTALQRGSQDNASALLVVVDEVPEANLTDVLDPIDERALPPRLKPGQMFEDWLVVGDLAESRQSILYRVRDPLQQNWLLKTVPPHRHDDADACRDLVLEEWFMRRVAGQQTPELHPLPARQHLYYVMREHAGITLEQHKREHGLLSVPLCQQIAAKLIRGVGLLHRRNLVHRDIKPDNLLLDDDGVLRVLDFGLAFCPGLSSPERAGAPGTPSYIAPELFAGAEPAPQQDLYSAGVTLFYLLTGHYPYGEVEAFQRPRFGRPTPPSRYRPDIPPWLDDCLLKALEADPAKRYETAEEWLLALEHGERQSLKREPAPLLEREPLLVWRSVALGALALNIVLLAVMFH
- the nirD gene encoding nitrite reductase small subunit NirD yields the protein MNWFDICALDDIPQLGSRVVTGPKGDIAIFRTSDDDVFAVDDRCPHKNGPLSQGIVFGKSVTCPLHNWVIQLETGEAVAPDVGCAHRYPTRVEGGRVQLTLSDVAEPA
- a CDS encoding ANTAR domain-containing response regulator, whose amino-acid sequence is MRILLINDTAKKVGRLRESLIEAGFEVIDESGLSIDLPQRVQSSKPDVILIDSDSPGRDVLEQVVLVSRNQPRPIVMFTDDKDPEHMRRAIRSGVSAYVIEGIQSTRLKSILDVAMARFESDQQLRAELQAREQQLEERKRIEKAKGLLMKMRNCDEPEAHTLMRRQAMSKQQKLIQVADQIIAMHDMLQ
- a CDS encoding CmpA/NrtA family ABC transporter substrate-binding protein; translated protein: MNQYDTPRADALAWADGSDAPEKPNLNIGYLPLTDSASLIVAATQGFAQPYGLTLNLRRQASWSGVRDRLRSGELDAVQGLYGLIYGMHLGLGAPATPMAVLMGLNQNGQSINLSNGMRDLGVTDGKALARHVHQSGAKLCLAQTFPTGTHAMWLNYWLAAHGIHPQRDVNTQVVPPSMMVEHLRARRIDGFCAGEPWGACAIEEGMGITVATSQSIWPDHPEKVLGTTRAFVERYPNTARALVMAVLDASRFIDESEANRESTAQLIASSEFVSAKPSTLTPRMLGEYDDGAGRIWQDGHPLRFHGAGTVNVPYLSDGIWFMTQFRRWGLLDSDPDYLGIAGEVQQLELYRQAAGALGIEVPASPMRSSILGDGTLWDGSDPVGYAHGFALHALAGTPSAPSTIAE
- a CDS encoding nitrate/nitrite transporter, translating into MNKSFWKAGHKPTLFAAFLYFDLSFMVWYVLGPLGVQIATDLGLSAQERGMMVATPILAGAILRLLLGFMADRLSPKTAGIFGQVVVITALSLAWLLGVDSYHQALLLGLGLGFAGASFAVALPLASQWYPAEHQGTAMGIAGAGNSGTVLAAVFAPGLAYLFGWENVFGLALIPLGITLIIFIVCARNSPQRPKPKSAHDYMVALNDRDTWWFMFFYSVTFGGFIGLASALPGYFSDQYGLNPVVAGYYTAACVMAGSFMRPLGGALADRIGGIRALLFMYGVASVCIALVGFHLSSSLAALALFVTAMLGLGAGNGSVFQLVPQRFHREIGVMTGLVGMAGGVGGFVLAAGLGAIKQHTGDYQLGLWLFASLGALAWFGLLNVKRRWRTTWGSSAMTAARV
- the nirB gene encoding nitrite reductase large subunit NirB, producing MQKLKLVMVGNGMAGVRTLEELIKLTPDLYDITVFGAEPHPNYNRILLSPVLAGEQTFEEIVLNDLDWYRDNGITLHVGRKVVEIDRIRRKVIADDGTEAEYDRLLLATGSNPFILPVPGNQLDGVIGYRDIADTQAMMDTAKTHKHAVVIGGGLLGLEAANGLKLRGMDVTVVHIGEWLLERQLDSTAGKLLQKSLEDRGLKFMLPQFTSELIDDGKGRVCAVKFKDGTQIPADLVVMAAGIRPNTELAEKAGLACNRGILVSDTLQTYDPKIYAIGECAAHRGIAYGLVAPLFEQAKVCANHLAMLGYGRYEGSVTSTKLKVTGIDLFSAGDFTGDDDSEIITLSDPIGGVYKKLVIRDDVLVGACLYGDTADGGWYFRMVKEGQNIREIRDHLMFGENAIGDTGHQGQSKAMNMPDEMEVCGCNGVCKGTIVKAIQQHGLFSVDDVKKHTKAASSCGSCTGLVEQIVLNTVGGAADVKPKSERAICGCTDLNHGQARKAIREHHLLTIPDAMRFMDWRTPNGCATCRPALNYYLISTWPGEAKDDPQSRFINERAHANIQKDGTYSVIPRMAGGVTNASELRRIADVADKYQVPMVKVTGGQRIDLLGIRKEDLPKVWKDLDMPSGHAYGKSIRTVKTCVGTDFCRFGTQDSTQMGIDLELALSYMWSPHKVKLAVSGCPRNCAESGIKDVGVIGVDSGWELYIGGNGGIKTEAGEFFTKVKTAEEVMEYTMAFLQLYREEGFYLERTVHYLHRVGMEHIKRAVLEDAERRKALHERLVFSLSFDKDPWKERIERDELKQEFERIAVKELAEASV